A single window of Oceanispirochaeta sp. M1 DNA harbors:
- a CDS encoding glycosyl hydrolase-related protein, whose product MKIKEILVLHHSHMDIGYTHSQPVLWNLQREFIDQVLDMLEETSQWPKLSQPKWTIEVTAQILHWLKTADEKSIETLKAYVAQERIGLSGLQFNTTPLCNLEQLISQLRPIRGIEQALDYSIKTVIQHDVNGIAWPIVDLLHDNGIKALIMGINPHLGRAAASRPSFFHWEGPSKKKILVVNGEHYTMFDQQLKTAENSIETMKTGLDRYLTHLEGINYQQDFLYLTSSNVPVCWDNSPPNMQVARLIREWNDNDCGPVIRYVTPNELLKRVQQIPESELCTMKGDWTDFWNFGSASSAYETALNQKTKSMLFSAELIGANKIDPKPAIRENLDQSWKSLNIYDEHTWGCDESMDVDSYNTRSQWSFKAIKAYEAREHAFYPLIASLEDISENPGQAEGLEGVLLCNLTSKEQNVPVMLSKKWQTEGKQLRTARFRNDMQLINTKEEELIEFASVSIPAFGWRRIPLDQLEEPVQDSRISHGKYVKKSTQAIISFDTIRRIDDYIEYIESPFHRIEFDPKSGRILSLFDKRLAREILDIQNDWTFFQMVREYPDPLIDGRRESYYDRDIVKLLDDESCWSSSWACRREGAESFVSYEIEQKSTKITLVLRFKMDGMTNMEQRIVLHPHIPDIDLSVSFNKEECTDPESYYLVFPLALKSGWKGIFNTADTQVSLDDEQLPGACRDWVTAQSFVAMQDDDIAVSLCTPDAPMAMFGDFNFSKESTVIPRDKNPLLLSWPLNNYWNTNFRASQAGFIQLNYSLIIENSEEEYNYAKRAERSSVPLLSHPLINCSKAESGVFFTVTDSENIQVSSVTAMPENGGYRFRLINTSSETSEPTLTIPDFTVGSAYSANIFDERITDIPFTNNEVHTTIAPKEIQTICIKRKKG is encoded by the coding sequence ATGAAAATCAAAGAAATATTGGTATTGCACCACAGCCATATGGATATCGGATATACCCATAGCCAACCAGTACTCTGGAACCTTCAGCGCGAATTCATTGATCAGGTGTTGGATATGCTGGAAGAGACATCACAGTGGCCGAAGCTATCACAGCCCAAATGGACAATTGAAGTCACAGCACAGATCCTTCACTGGCTAAAAACTGCTGATGAGAAAAGCATTGAAACTTTGAAGGCATATGTTGCCCAGGAACGTATCGGATTATCAGGACTGCAGTTCAACACGACTCCCCTGTGTAATCTGGAACAGCTGATCAGCCAATTACGACCAATAAGAGGAATTGAACAAGCACTTGATTACTCTATCAAGACCGTTATTCAGCATGATGTGAATGGTATAGCCTGGCCAATCGTTGATCTGCTGCATGATAACGGGATCAAGGCTCTGATCATGGGGATCAATCCTCATCTGGGACGAGCTGCCGCTTCCAGGCCCTCTTTCTTCCATTGGGAAGGCCCTTCAAAGAAGAAAATATTAGTTGTCAACGGTGAACATTACACCATGTTCGATCAACAGCTTAAAACTGCCGAAAACAGCATAGAAACAATGAAAACGGGACTTGATCGTTACCTGACTCACCTGGAAGGGATAAATTACCAGCAGGACTTTCTCTATCTGACCTCGTCAAACGTCCCGGTATGCTGGGATAACAGCCCCCCGAACATGCAGGTTGCCCGGTTGATACGAGAGTGGAATGATAATGATTGCGGCCCGGTGATTCGCTATGTCACACCCAATGAGTTATTAAAACGAGTACAGCAGATACCCGAGTCTGAGCTATGTACGATGAAAGGAGACTGGACTGATTTCTGGAATTTTGGATCCGCAAGTTCGGCATACGAAACAGCCTTGAATCAAAAAACAAAATCAATGCTGTTCTCTGCAGAGTTAATAGGAGCAAATAAAATAGATCCGAAACCGGCAATCCGGGAAAACCTGGATCAGTCATGGAAGAGTCTGAATATCTATGATGAACATACCTGGGGCTGTGATGAGTCCATGGATGTGGACTCCTATAATACCCGTTCACAATGGTCTTTTAAGGCAATTAAAGCCTATGAAGCCCGTGAGCACGCATTCTACCCATTGATTGCCTCCCTGGAAGATATTAGTGAAAATCCAGGACAGGCAGAAGGCCTGGAGGGCGTCCTTTTATGTAACCTCACAAGCAAAGAACAGAATGTTCCTGTCATGCTCTCAAAAAAGTGGCAGACTGAAGGGAAGCAACTGAGAACTGCAAGATTCAGGAATGATATGCAGCTGATAAATACTAAAGAAGAAGAGCTCATTGAATTTGCATCGGTAAGCATACCAGCTTTCGGATGGCGCAGAATACCACTGGATCAACTGGAAGAGCCGGTACAGGATTCAAGGATCAGCCATGGGAAGTATGTTAAAAAATCGACCCAGGCCATAATCAGTTTTGACACGATCCGCAGGATTGATGACTATATCGAGTATATAGAATCACCCTTCCATCGCATTGAATTCGATCCGAAATCAGGCCGTATACTGTCTTTATTTGATAAACGGCTGGCCAGGGAAATTCTTGATATTCAAAATGACTGGACTTTCTTCCAAATGGTAAGAGAGTATCCCGATCCATTGATCGACGGCAGAAGAGAATCCTATTACGATAGAGATATTGTAAAACTCCTGGATGATGAGTCCTGCTGGAGTAGCTCCTGGGCTTGCAGACGTGAGGGTGCCGAGTCCTTTGTCTCCTATGAGATAGAGCAGAAAAGTACAAAGATCACACTCGTCCTGCGCTTTAAAATGGATGGAATGACTAATATGGAACAGCGTATTGTTCTGCATCCCCACATCCCGGATATTGACCTGTCTGTCTCATTTAACAAAGAAGAGTGTACCGATCCGGAATCATACTATCTTGTGTTTCCTCTTGCGCTAAAGAGTGGATGGAAGGGCATTTTTAATACCGCAGACACCCAGGTCTCCCTGGATGATGAACAGCTGCCCGGAGCATGCAGAGATTGGGTGACCGCACAATCCTTTGTTGCGATGCAGGATGATGATATCGCTGTGTCTCTCTGTACACCGGATGCACCTATGGCCATGTTCGGGGACTTCAATTTCTCAAAGGAAAGCACTGTTATCCCGCGTGATAAAAACCCTCTTCTTTTATCCTGGCCATTGAATAACTACTGGAATACCAATTTCAGAGCATCCCAGGCCGGTTTTATTCAATTGAATTACAGCCTGATCATTGAGAATTCAGAAGAGGAATATAATTATGCAAAGAGAGCCGAACGGTCCTCTGTTCCTCTCCTCTCACATCCCCTGATTAATTGCAGCAAAGCTGAGAGCGGTGTGTTCTTCACGGTCACAGACAGTGAGAACATTCAAGTCTCCTCCGTCACTGCAATGCCGGAGAATGGGGGGTACCGTTTTCGTCTCATCAATACCTCCAGTGAGACCAGTGAGCCCACTCTGACAATACCCGATTTTACAGTCGGTTCTGCCTACAGCGCCAATATCTTTGATGAGAGGATTACTGACATCCCATTCACCAATAATGAGGTGCATACAACTATTGCCCCTAAAGAAATTCAAACAATCTGCATCAAACGGAAAAAAGGATAG
- a CDS encoding carbohydrate ABC transporter permease yields the protein MKKKLSSSMLIIYTALVLLAIIWILPIAASLLAAFKTPADFGSHKFYQFPTSFGLIGNLRDIFEVYRLHDHFLSSMYYSMVATFLAIIFSSMAAYSLIRLKPRFSFLLFIIIYSGTIFPFQMYLIPLYKTFNNLGLYNTRLGMILVYTALVIPFSLFVYRGFFTTMPRSIEEAAIIDGCSSTGIYLKICMPQAFAPTAVIALFQMTWIWNDLLFGMILSKSVAIRPIMVAMATMAGIGGGSIPRQMTGVLFTSIPTVILFISLQKYFIAGNSTVSSLK from the coding sequence ATGAAAAAGAAACTAAGCAGCTCAATGCTCATCATATATACGGCACTCGTACTACTGGCAATAATTTGGATTCTGCCCATAGCAGCAAGTCTGCTTGCCGCATTTAAAACCCCGGCAGACTTTGGCAGCCATAAATTTTACCAATTCCCAACAAGCTTCGGACTCATTGGAAATCTTAGAGATATTTTTGAAGTCTATCGCCTGCATGACCACTTTTTAAGTTCTATGTACTACTCAATGGTCGCAACATTCCTTGCAATAATCTTCTCTTCCATGGCTGCATACAGCCTTATACGATTAAAACCAAGATTCAGTTTTCTTTTATTCATCATAATCTACAGTGGTACGATATTCCCTTTTCAAATGTATCTGATACCCCTTTATAAGACCTTCAACAACCTGGGACTGTACAATACACGCCTTGGTATGATCCTCGTTTACACGGCATTGGTTATCCCTTTCAGCCTCTTCGTGTATAGGGGATTCTTTACGACAATGCCCAGGTCCATAGAAGAAGCGGCAATCATTGATGGCTGCAGTTCCACAGGCATTTACCTTAAAATTTGTATGCCCCAGGCATTTGCTCCGACTGCCGTCATTGCTCTGTTTCAGATGACCTGGATATGGAATGACCTCCTCTTTGGAATGATACTCTCAAAATCTGTGGCGATCCGTCCTATCATGGTTGCCATGGCTACCATGGCGGGTATCGGCGGAGGCTCGATCCCCCGTCAGATGACAGGAGTCCTTTTTACCTCTATTCCCACGGTGATCCTTTTCATATCACTGCAAAAATACTTTATTGCCGGAAACTCAACAGTGTCATCCCTGAAGTAA